The Cutaneotrichosporon cavernicola HIS019 DNA, chromosome: 3 region CGCGCACAAGTTCTATGACGAGCTGAgccgcgagcttggcgtcgaggttgcccgcgaggaggagatggagtgTCTTATCCTCGGGCTGGGATTCGCCGCGCGTGTACCGGAAGAGGTGTTCTGGTTCTCCGAGGAGCTCGTGTACATGGTGTCGCACCCCGAGGGACCGCGCACCATTCCGCCGAGCGAGCTTCCACGCCCatcgcccacgccgcccgcgTACGAGGTGACGTTTGCTCCAgccggcgacgacgacacgccTGTCTTCCCCTGCCTGGTGGTCAACATTGGCTCGGGCGTGTCCATTGTCAaggtcgatgaggatgggagCTTTGAGCGTGTCTCGGGTACCTCGCTCGGTGGGGGGACGCTGTGGGGTCTCCTCTCGCTTCTGACGGACGCGACCACATTCGACGAAatgctcctcctcagcgaACAGGGAGACAACAGCGCGGTCGACATGCTCGTCGGTGACATCTACGGGACCGACTATGGCAAGATTGGGCTCAAGAGCAGCACCATTGCCTCGTCGTTCGGCAAGGTGTTCAAGCACGGTGCAAAGAACGATCGCAAAAAGGAGTTCCGGCAGGAGGACATTGCGCGTTCGCTTCTGTACGCGATTTCCAACAACATTGGTCACATTGCGTACATGAACGCGGCAAAGTatggcctcgaccgcgtcttcttctcgggCTGCTTTATCCGCGGGCACGCGGCGACTATCTCGACACTCAGCTACGCTATCCGCTTCTGGTCCAAGGGGACGATGCGGGCGTGTTTCCTCCGCCACGAGGGCTTCCTCGGTGCCATTGGCGCGTGGATCAAGAACGTAGAGCCGCACTCGGGGACGGCGACGCCCATGCCGGCTACGCCGGGCAGTGCCACGCCGGGAGCCGCGACGCCGCAGCGCTCTGCATGTAGCATGGTCGAGCACCACAAGAGCGTGGCGGAGGGGTTGTCCAAGCTGAGCATTTCGACATAGTGCCCAGGGAGTGAAACGGGCGACGCGAGCGTTGCGTTAGGTGGACTGGGCGGACTGCGCTGGTACACATTATCTAGTATCTAGTTTCTAGTCATGCATGTTGTGAGAGTACCGGAGCGACGAGCGAAGCTTGTCGTAACTGTGCAAAGAACGTAAAGAAGGGGGGGTGGTAGGTATCCCGAACAAGGTGGGTCTTTGGATATTTTTGGGTCTGCTGAGGCGCGTTGCCACGTGTCGTGCCTGAGCCTTCCACGACGTCCATGTAACTCACATCCGAACCTCGAAGTCTCTTTTGTTTCACAAAACCATGTCCCTCTCCGCACCGCAGCAAAGGCGGCCTCTCAGTGGAGGCCGCGAATCGCCCCCCAGAGAGTCGGACGCAGACACAAAGCTCCGGCTTCGTGACCAGTCTCAACCGGGGGTTGCGTTTGGCGGGCGCCGTGGCGCCCGGGCCGGCGCAATGCTCGGTCTGCGCAGGCGCGAGTGGAtcatcctcggcgcagTTTGTGTCGTGGCTAGCTTTGTGCGGCTTTGGAACCTCGCGCACCCGAGCTCTGTAGTGTGAGTATGTGCCATGGCCGTTGTCGCGACGGGTTCCGCAGTGATCGGCATGCGGCGACGCTGGTCTCCCTCCATCCTCGgcaggtcctcctcctgcctCCTCCCTACTTGTTGGCGCCGCTAGCTCTCACCCCTTccacccccaccctcccatCCTCTGCTCGCACTCCCTCGCCCAATCCCCCGCCAGCCCCTCGCTGCACTCGcggctgaccccagcttTGACGAAGTCCACTTTGGCGGCTTTGCTGCAAAGTACATTCGCCGCCGCTACTTTATGGACGTCCACCCGCCGCTGGCAAAGCTCCTAGTCACTCTGTCCAGCTGGATCGGAGGCTTCGACGGCCAGTTCGACTTCAAGGATATTGGCAAGTGAGTCGCACCATTGTTCTCGGCTGACTGTAGGGACTACCTCGAGCCCAAGGTCCCGTACATGGTTATGCGCTCGTTCCCGGCCCTCTTTGGCCTCGCTCTTGTCCCACTCACGTTCCTTACGCTTATTTCCCTCCGCCTGTCGCTCGCAACCGCGATCCTCGGCGCGTTCCTCGTGACATTCGAGAACGCGCTCATCACCCAGTCGCGCCTTATTCTCCTCGACTCGTACCTCATATTCTTCACCGCGCTCACCATCTTCTTCTGGGTGCGCTTCTCAAacgacgactcggaggGCCGCGCATTCACGCGCTCGTGGTGGCGCAACCTCGCGCTCTCGGGCGCGGCACTCGGTGCTGTCGCGAGCTGCAAGTGGGTCGGACTGTTCACGATTGCGAccgtcggccttggcacAATCCGCCAGTTAtggctcctcctcggtaATCTCAAGGTTACGCCGCGCATGTGGGCTCGTCACTTTGCCGCGCGCACCCTGTgcctcatcatcctcccCATCTCGATCTACATGTTCACGTTCATGATCCACTTCTGGATCCTCGACCAGTCGGGCGACGGTGACGGGTTCATGAGCTCCGAGTTCCAGCACACGCTCGACGGGCACGGCATGGAAGACACGTTTGCCGATGTCGGGTTCGGCTCGCTGGTGACTATCCGGCACGTCAACACGCAGGGCGGGTACCTCCACTCGCACGCGCACGCATACCCCGGTGGCTCGCAGCAGCAACAAATCACGCTGTATCCCCACAAGGACGAGAACAACGTCTGGCGCATCGTCAACGCTTCGGAGCCCAACGGGCCAGTGAGCTACGACTGGGACCAGCTGCCGCTCGAGTACGTGCTGTCTGGTAGCAAGATCCGCCTTGAGCACGCCCAGTCCGACAAACGCCTTCACTCACACGACGTGCGCCCGCCCATTTCCGAGGTCGAGTTCCAGAATGAGGTCTCGGGCTACGGCTTCCCTGGCTTCGCGGGCGACGCAAACGATGACTTTGTCGTTGAGATTGCCAAGGAGACGCGCGGCAAGGACCGCCAGGcgcgccaccgcctccGCACGCTCCGCACCCActtccgcctccgccacgCCATGACCGGCTGCTACCTCTTCTCGCACAAGGTCAAGCTCCCAGAGTGGGGCTTTGAGCAGCAGGAGGTGACGTGCAACAAGAACCCGACGTGGGAAAACTCGTTGTGGTACATCGAGACGAACGTGCACCCGCAGCGTGAGTAGCTGTGTTGGCAGAACTGACGGCAGTGggccccgccgccgagagGGTCAACTACGTCAAGCCCGGATTCGTGAGCAagttcctcgagctccaggGCGTCATGTGGCGCACCAACGCCGGCCTCACCGACCGCCACGCGTATGACTCGCGGCCGCACCACTGGCCCTGGCTGCGCCGCGGCATCAACTTCTGGGTCAAGGACCACCGCCAGGTCTATCTCGTTGGCAACCCGGTCATCTGGTGGAGCTCGACTGTCGCTATTGGCCTCTACCTCGCCTTCCGCGGGTTGCTGATCCTCCGCGCCAAGCGTGGCTACCGCGACCTCTACCACGGTGCGTTGTTTGCAGACAatgctgacgccagccaAGACTGCCTTTTATGACGAGGTGTGCAGCTTCCTGGTCATGGGCTGGGCACTGCACTACCTGCCCTTCTTCCTCATGCAGCGCCAGCTCTTCCTGCACCACTACCTACCGGCACTGTGGTTTGCGATTCTCGTATTCTGTGCCGTGTTCGACTACTTTACCTCGCGTATCCGCCCGCGTGTACGCTTCCAGCTCGCGATTGTTGTCATTGTCCTCGCGCTCTGGTCGTGGCACTACTtctcgccgctcgcgtACGCCAAGCCCTGGACCAAGCGCAAGTGCGAGGACGCCAAGTGGCTCAAGACCTGGGACTTTAGCTGGTGCGTGTTGAGTGTGAAGCCGCGGAGCTGCGCTGTTTGGCAAATTATTTATTTTGTTTCCCTTGCTGTATCGCGTGCGCTAACACCAGCTCCGACTTCCGTGACCAGATGCACCAGTACTACGACCAGAGCGCAGTGCACAAGCCCTTGCACTCGGTCTACCTCGACCAGGACTCGCACACAActctgctcgaggaggcacCCGAGCCGATCAAGAACGTCTTTGACGCGGGTGATGCTGCTGcgcaggaggagaagacgatTGGCATGGCCGGCCCAAACAACGACGTCAAGATGTTGCAGAGCACCGCTGCGGCGGGCGCCGTCCCCAACGGGGGCgagcagcaggcgcaggGCGACGTGCGCGTGCCGGTCGGCATTGACGCtggcgccctcgaggtcaCGGACAAGGCgcacgacgagggcggctggcacggcggcgccaacgagggcgcgcccaaggagacggaggaggccCAGGCGTCTGCTCCCGTCGGtgtcaaggtcgacgtgCCGGAGATGGAccttgacgccgacgcTAAGCGGTTGGCCGACGAGGCTTTGCAGGCGGCCGAGTAGGCCGCAAGTGCGCCATACGTATATACGTAGCATCTTGTCGCGATGTATTCATAGATCGGCTGCTGGGTGGAGGGGCGAGTGAGGTCTATGCGTCCCCGGCAAGCTGCTGTCGTGGACGCATAGGATTCACCGATAGCCGGTTCCAATGTAGTCGGGTCGACTTGGGTTACAAGGTGATACATACGTTGCAAGTACTCATAGTAACGAAACCATAGACATAATGTACGATAGGTCACGTGGCAGCAACATGTCGTCGTTACTGAGCAACGAGCTGTGACTACCTAACGGTGGTTCGTGACTATGGTGTTCAACGAGTAGTTGATATGTTGATATGTACAGCGGTATGCGTTATGCCACTACAGTTGCCATCCTGCTGATGGTCCAAAACATGTCAGTACCAGGACGTACAGTACATCTTGACCATCTGAACAGCGgtcatccctcatccctaTCCCCTCCCTCTGTCCCACAGCGCCATCCACCTTGCCACCCTGCACCCAAGTCTATCCCACACCACCACAATCGGAATGCATGTCATTATCATTAAACCAACGTATTGCCCCTCTCCCGAATCTCCGAATTCTCCTCACGGACGGGCCTATGTCTCACGAGACACGGCGCCGCGGTACGCTGCCGTCTTGATCATCTCGCGGTAATCCTCGTACTGCGAAGCCGTAGACAGCGTAGAGCCGGTAACTGGGGCGACAACTGGGGCAGCAACTGGGGAGGCAACTGGGGCAGCAACTGCAGACGAGGACGCAGCGTTGGCGGTCCATCCCTCGTCGTAGCTCGGGGGG contains the following coding sequences:
- a CDS encoding uncharacterized protein (Fumble), producing MSLLPDISIPQARRIAVDTTGAQIVQEESPATRDSRGIYLPHYIEPVSHIAIDIGGSLAKVVYFTRTSQPLSASPPQPSSPFLAPSETLTSPGSSSTHLPSPENSILLDGHERHRPHVNGALTPGILSEARERSPPKRSSRGRRFSRDPRWRRGSVPDPLPGGLVNFARFETACVDELIEFLKDLIAESAKANRVSLDRMKSTVKVMATGGGAHKFYDELSRELGVEVAREEEMECLILGLGFAARVPEEVFWFSEELVYMVSHPEGPRTIPPSELPRPSPTPPAYEVTFAPAGDDDTPVFPCLVVNIGSGVSIVKVDEDGSFERVSGTSLGGGTLWGLLSLLTDATTFDEMLLLSEQGDNSAVDMLVGDIYGTDYGKIGLKSSTIASSFGKVFKHGAKNDRKKEFRQEDIARSLLYAISNNIGHIAYMNAAKYGLDRVFFSGCFIRGHAATISTLSYAIRFWSKGTMRACFLRHEGFLGAIGAWIKNVEPHSGTATPMPATPGSATPGAATPQRSACSMVEHHKSVAEGLSKLSIST
- the PMT1 gene encoding uncharacterized protein (MIR domain) — encoded protein: MSLSAPQQRRPLSGGRESPPRESDADTKLRLRDQSQPGVAFGGRRGARAGAMLGLRRREWIILGAVCVVASFVRLWNLAHPSSVVFDEVHFGGFAAKYIRRRYFMDVHPPLAKLLVTLSSWIGGFDGQFDFKDIGKDYLEPKVPYMVMRSFPALFGLALVPLTFLTLISLRLSLATAILGAFLVTFENALITQSRLILLDSYLIFFTALTIFFWVRFSNDDSEGRAFTRSWWRNLALSGAALGAVASCKWVGLFTIATVGLGTIRQLWLLLGNLKVTPRMWARHFAARTLCLIILPISIYMFTFMIHFWILDQSGDGDGFMSSEFQHTLDGHGMEDTFADVGFGSLVTIRHVNTQGGYLHSHAHAYPGGSQQQQITLYPHKDENNVWRIVNASEPNGPVSYDWDQLPLEYVLSGSKIRLEHAQSDKRLHSHDVRPPISEVEFQNEVSGYGFPGFAGDANDDFVVEIAKETRGKDRQARHRLRTLRTHFRLRHAMTGCYLFSHKVKLPEWGFEQQEVTCNKNPTWENSLWYIETNVHPQLGPAAERVNYVKPGFVSKFLELQGVMWRTNAGLTDRHAYDSRPHHWPWLRRGINFWVKDHRQVYLVGNPVIWWSSTVAIGLYLAFRGLLILRAKRGYRDLYHAKTAFYDEVCSFLVMGWALHYLPFFLMQRQLFLHHYLPALWFAILVFCAVFDYFTSRIRPRVRFQLAIVVIVLALWSWHYFSPLAYAKPWTKRKCEDAKWLKTWDFSCSDFRDQMHQYYDQSAVHKPLHSVYLDQDSHTTLLEEAPEPIKNVFDAGDAAAQEEKTIGMAGPNNDVKMLQSTAAAGAVPNGGEQQAQGDVRVPVGIDAGALEVTDKAHDEGGWHGGANEGAPKETEEAQASAPVGVKVDVPEMDLDADAKRLADEALQAAE